The Accipiter gentilis chromosome 8, bAccGen1.1, whole genome shotgun sequence genomic sequence aaagaggttcaaCTACAGAGATTGAGTGGCTGGCCAAATTGTTTATGGAATACTGAGATCTTAATTTCAATTACCAGTCTGGAAGCAAAGTCAGCATCAATCACAACCTGTAACTGGCCAGAGACCTTCCAGTGAATCTGGTGAAGTGAACAATGAACCCTCACCAAGACTTAGCAGTAGCAAAAGCACAGGCTGTTGTGAGAACTGGCTATCCTGGACCAGGCATCAATCCAGCACTGCATACCACCTCCAAAAGTGACCTGAAGTACATATTCTTTCCATAAGAAATATGCCAATGATAGCATTATCTTCCCACTCTGAGTGGTCAGTGTTTTAAGGACTATTTGAGACAGAGGTTGTAATCTTAATGCCATGTTTAACAGACACCAATGGGTCTATCTTCCTTTAATTTGTCtaattttttaaatccattttcacATGGTCTTCTGCATCAGAAAGCTTCACAGcttgttctttgttttccttttgaaccAGTTGcttaaaaatatcataaaataccttttcattttttgttatCAGAATCAGTAAATAATGACCTTCATATTTACCTACTGTGTCTGCTGTGGCTATAAGCAGAAGCGACTATGAACAGCCCACTGCCTCTGATAAAACACAAATCTATACTGAccatttcattttacaaaataatgtattttcaacCCTTCTTGATTCTGCAATTCCCAGTCATGTTTTAGTGGAAGTCTTTGAGTCCAGGGCTCAGACACCCACTTGTTATGTTTTAATCATACTTGTAAATTGGAAGTATTTATACAAGAGTCTGAGAACTAGGTCCTTGATTTAACTAAACTACAGTTGTTACCTCACACATGATGCAATTGTGTGAGTTCACATTTTATCTcagttcttcttcctcttcctcatcttccaTTTCCTCTTCTGAGTCATCCTTATTCTTTGAACTGTTGCTGAATTCAAGGTTCCCTTCAATATCCAGCACCTGTAAGTGCTTTAGGTTTTGGAAGGTACTTTCCTTCAGTGCTCCAACTGCAATCTTATTAaacctttaaacaaacaaaaaggcctTCCTGTTAAAATAAACCCATTTTTATATCCAGCACAGAAATGAGGAGACTAGGAGGAAACCATTCTGCAGAGTTACTCTAACTTACACTGACCCAAGTTACTCTAACATTACACTGACCCACAACAGCACTCTAGGAGTACTGATTCCTCTGGatggaaaaaggaagggaaagcaggTGCCGATTAGCAAGCAGGTAAATGCAGTGACTGAAAAAAGTTTGCTGACAGCACTCTGTATCACCACAAAGGACCTTGCAGGAAAATATTGGGAAACATTAAGtatttcccactgatttcaagttCACTGATCAAGCTTTCAAAAAACTCCTACTTTTTTCTgccccagcccctcttcccccttCTATAACTGTattctacaaggaaaaaaaatcgtAATATTGGAATTCCTCCCCCACAGATTCTTTCTCTTGGTattctgctttctccttcccaGAGAGGAAAGGCATCTGCTCCATAGCCCACATTTCAAAGTGTAACATGATTTTTCATAAAATTCTGTGTCATCCCTGGATAGTTTAATTCTTCTCCCACAAAACTCAAAATACTGGTACAAAGTATCCCTTTAGAAACAAAGCAACATGCAATAATTTTTCATCTGTTATTTGGGTTTCCGGGAATATAAATAAACTAATCTGCAATTTAAGAACCTCTCACATATACTGCTTAGTATGTTGCTCTCGAACATGCTTAAAATCATATTCTGTCTAATATTCCAGATGTCTATTATGGTTTCACAGCATTGCAATGATTAATAGCCTCCTATTAAGAAATACAACTTAGCTTGAGTGGAGGTGCCTCCTAAATATGTTAGCAAAACAGTTTTGcaaattccttttttctctttatataaaaatatagaatGTGGTATGTGGTTTCTGGTTTGCATCCAAGCATTCACTAAAATCTCATAAATGTGAGCAGCTGAATAGACAGACTGCTCTAATTTACACCAgactttgtaattttatttgcttGGTATGGAATCACTCATCCAAAAAGGTATGCTTCAGAACTATTCAGAACTACAGAACAGTTTAGTTGCATACAGACAAAATAAGGCCATATTTAGTCTTGTGCAGCAGGCAGCCTAGGCTTTTTGAACACATACATTGGATCAGCTTAATCAAATACTCTGTAGAGGTTCATAAATGACTTGTAAGCAATATTTGCAATAATGTTCCATCAGATTAAAATTGAATATATTACGCGGCCAGATTCTTGCTTCACCACTTCTAGTATAAATCTCTGCTTGAATCAGTTACATTACTGTGAATTTACATTATATGTAATAAAGGTCAGTATCTGTCACCTAGAAAAACAAAGTCCTCATCCAACTGacagagtagggaaaaaaaaacagagaagcttCTAAACTTAGTTACATAACTGTCACAGTTGTAACTTGTCACCTGTTTCTGACAAAACTATGAAGTGAATGCACACAACTTCAAGATTAGTCATACGCACCTCACTAGAGGGGGATTTTGTCAAAATCCAGGGCTAACAGACACAGGCGAAGCTGTAGTTCTACAAGTAAACTGTAGACTGTAAACTTTTAGCTCACAGCTGAATGTTGGAATATGACATAATGTTAAACATTAATTTCCCAGAATTTCTAACATGCCTAATCCATTCTAATAAGCACATAAAAGACAAACTCTCCGAACAGAAAGAGCTTATTATGTGTATCCATGTCTTCTCTAAGCAAATGAAAATAGTTTCATCATGCATTACTATAAACCAAAGTTGCTTATTTAGAACGTTAGGATTTTAAACACTTTCTAAAAAGTAAGCAGTTATAAAGtggatgaagaagaagaaattttgtGTGTTGAAGTGGAAACTTGACCTTACCTGAGGTAAATCCCCTTTATTTTGGGCGTGGATTCAAAAGCATTCTCTGAAACTGTTGTGATCTTGTTGTTCTGAAGGTACAGATATTCCAGAGATTCTGGCAGGCCTGATGGGATAGAAGTCAGCTGGTTGCCAGCCATGTCTAGTGACTGCAAGGAAGAGTCAACAAGGGGTCAAATAAATAATTGAATTTAAATATTAGCAGCACTCCAAAAAGGTATTTGACAACAAATGAGCTTTCAAAGGCTGGCTCTATGCACACATACCCCTTCCTTTGGAAGTTTATCcattctttttaatatatatatatacacacatacacataagtctataaaaatacatatatatgcacttATAAAAAACTTAGTATGGTAACAGTGCAGAAGTGAGATGTTTATGCAAAGCTTATCCAGGATTTGTTGCGTTTGAAAATCATCTGGAAACAGGCTTTATTTTTCAGATGGTACTTTGCTGAGTCTGCTTCAGAACATCTCCCTTCTGGTGAGGTCAGGAAAATGACAAACACCATGTATACAGTGGACATTGCAAATTGTGAGCCATGCAGAAAGGTTCAGTTTGAGTTTACAGTGGAAAACTGAAGTGATATTTATTATAGCATAAACTAATTTAATCTACCTTTTAATTTGCATCAAGGTAAGTGTGGCCATGACAATTCTGCTCTCTTACATTACTATTTAGCATCATGATTTCACATGAGACACCATGCTGTTTTGTTTAGGAGTTCCAGCATTTCTTTATCTCTGTCCTCGGGCTTTAGCCCATGCCTGCTTTAAGTGAATTAAAAGCAGACTGGGTTTCAGATATGCATGGGAATTCCTTGAAAGCTGCTACTGCAAACACTTCACTACCTAAGGTTAGTGACTAGTTATAGTTACACATAAAAACACATGAAAGTATTCTAACATGGACAATGTATGAAGACATCAAGACTAAAGGCCATGATCATTTCTCAGATGAATTTTATGCAAGAAAATGGATCAACAGAAGTGTTGTTTTATCCTGTATTGTAGCATTTTCATAGCACCAAGCTGACACACTAGTTACAGATTATTCAAAGCTACACTTCTGCAAATGATTGTCAtgatttcagtggttttattCTCCACATAACCCCAGTCTGGCAAACAATTATGTAAATGTCTAGCTTTGCAATTGCAGTCTTCAGTGATTTCCATGGAAACAGTGTGGACTGAAGTGTATGCTAAGTACACGTAGGATCAGGATCTTACATGATGGTTATTTGTCAAATCCACTCCAGTGCACCAACTCAACCTATTTCACAGTTAAGCCCTTAATGATAAAAAAGATTCATATGTACTATCATGGAAATAACTAACAAGTAGTAACGCTGTTCCAGAAAAAAGCAACAGCCAACAATGCACCGTTAGTCTAACAGAATTTTAAGTATGTGCTATTACCTTTAACCTTGTTTAATATGAACAGGGTTTGCTGTGGGGTAGGTTCAACTGAAGGGCCAATGTTTGATTCAGCAACATGTTACTCTGGCTTGACACTGACTACAAGGGAGTGCCAGTAGAATAAAAGTAACGTGAAGTAGCTACGAATCAGGCCTGTCAAGAAGGAGAGCTTGTCATTCCAACCAACAACTAaagctaacacacacacacacatacacacacgcatataTCACTGAGGgaccaaacaaatgcaaaatgtaTTATTAAAGCCATGGACCAAATCTGCAGCTGATGCAAACCAACAGCTCTACAGATGCTGTTGCTGCATTGCTGATTCACATTAACTGAAAAACAAGCTATTGTTCATTCccagaaacaacagaaagagaaatgttcACATAGATAAATGTTTGGATTGTCTGAAAACACACTGGGGGCCAGTGTGACATATGCTCCATGTCCCTTATGCCTGATCTCTGAGGCATACAAACTTTGCCTGTACAGTGACCTAACCATATGCACCCTAGATGGTTGCCATATGACATAGGTAATACCTTTTACTGCAGGAAACAGGCTGTTGCCTAAAAGGAAATGCAGACAAATCCTTCAGCCAGCGTAACAATTCTGAAAGGTCATTTGGCACAGCATAAATGTGATTGTTCCTGCCTGCCTTATGGTTTGTGTTTAACTTTCTCCAACAATTAAGCAAACGAGAAGACTGCTGATTGAATCCAGACCTCCTAGCTGCTATCCAGGTGCCTTAGCCAGCTGAGCTGCTAAATCCTACAGCTTGGCCTGTCTGACTATAAGCTGATGTGGGGGCTTTGAGAATTAAGAGCGTTTTTGTTTATGcattccttcctcctgctgtcTCTCTTCAGAGCTGATTTTAAATCTTTTGGGAGACAAGCTATTTAAAAGGcataatttcagttttaatgacAGCATTCACTAATGTTTATCTGAAAATATAGGACACCGTTAGGGTTCAGAAACAAAGATGTTTTTACATTTCCCAATATCAGCAGTACACGGTGGACCACCACCCTGGTCAGCAGTGGCAGGTACCCACCTCTGGCACAACAGCACATCACTTCTACTCTAGAAACAGAGGGTGCAGCACTTGCAATGCAAGCCCAGAACATGAGAACCAAGCACATCTAGTATTGGTGCTGTACAAATTGGCTTAGGCAGACAGACAACGACATCAGCATTACCAAAACAAGTAGAGAAGATGGTGTTTCTACCTGGAGACTGCTGAGTTCTCTCCATGCTCTCGAATAAATTGAATTTACTTTCAGTTTATTGTTGCTCAAATACAGTTCCCGCAGCTTTGTCATCCCAGACAAAGTCCCTTTTGGGATGATGCTTATCTCGTTCTCCTTCAGCTTCAGAATCTGCAAGTTCTTTGGAAAGCCAAAGGGCACCGTGTGGAGATTGTTTCCAGAAAGATCCAAGGACTTTAGTTGCCTCAGTTTACGGAAGGCCTCCCGATGGATCTGGGGACTTTTGAGCTTGTTGTAGCTCAGGTTCAGCTCTTCAAGGAAGTAAGTGGTAGCAAAGTCATTCCTGTTAATCTCAGAGATCTGGTTATGAAGGATCATAAGTGTTTTCACTCGTCGGGGGAGCCCACTGGGAATTCTTTCCAGCATGTTGTTGTACAGGTGGACAGTGTGCAGCTTCTTTAAGCCCTGGAAGGCTAATGGGTGAATACCTCGGGCTTTTAATTTGTTATTGTGGAGCAGAAGGTACTCCAGGTTCTTAATTTGGGTCAGGACATCTCTGCCAATCACCTTAATTGCATTCTTCTCCAGGTGGAGGAGGACAATGTTTCGAGGTAAACCACTTGGGATTTGTGAGAGGTTATTGCTGGACAAATCCAGATATTCAAGACTAGACAATTTCCTtgggaaagcaggaaagaaaacactctCCATTTAGATTCTGCAAGGTGAAACAATAACCAACTTGCCCTAGGATTTTACAATCTTTGCTTTAGAGTCTTTTTACCCAGCACAGCTCCCACTACTGCCTTTCTTTGTCTCATGATATGGCTGATGTGGACAGCAAAACAGGGAGCTCCTACACTGCCATGAGGGATTAGGACCAGGCATTGCCATTGCTCCCCAGCCACACTAGCAAGAGAACTTGCTAGAGTCCACAGACATCCAAACTGCCAACGGGCTGAGACCTGAGATCAGTTTTGCAGTCCCCTGTTCTCTCATTTGACACCACAGATAGCAACATATGAGCAATTTCAGTGAACAAATACTACAAGAAAGATGCCGTGGGAGCACCATTAGAACATAGAATTTAGCCCTTGCTTTCAAAGAAATATAGCCTGAGCATGAGTGATTTTTGTCTCTCTGAAAGTGTATATTGAAATTGAAAAGCAGGTCTGCTTTTTAGATGACAAAATGTTACTCTTATGAAAAGTAGGAATGCTAATTCAATGTCCTAGGCTAAGGTAGTGAACTTCTGACCCTCCAGCATTATGGAAGTGAGTCAGGGCTAGAGCTGCTTTGTGTAAGCTACTGAATCTGGATTCCACAGACTCAGTTGAGGCTAAAATAAATCCTCAGACCAGCCCCTTATACCAACTGGATGAGGATCAATGGTATTATATGCCAGGACTGAGGAGCCCTGTATTCCCTTGTATTTCAAGTCAGTTTCTCAGTTCAAATGAGACTTCTAATCTGCATGGCACTAGTAACCCACTGCAGATGACTAGAAAGTTTTCAGGAAATGGGAGAACTAATGCATTACAGGCATTACTTATTGGTTACTACACTGCTATTCACAACTATCCAAACATGCTCTGAATGAGCAAATATACTCTTTGGGTAAATCACTTCATTGCTGCAAGCCGTAACGTTTCCCTGGCTTGGGCACATCTCAGTAGCACTATGCTGTGCTGTACAGAGCTATCATGAGAGCAAGGAGCAATATCCACCCCCTCTGCTGACTGTAACTGGTGCCTTAGCTATAGCCACTGTACTCTGTTCATCAAAATCTTAACAGAAATGATATGTCCAACATGATCTGCAGGCAGACACAACACAGCTATGGCAAATTACTAAGGGAGGTTTCTGGGAGTGGGAAGTGGAAAAGGAAAGCACGGTTTGATACATTTTCATGTCTGGAGACCAGAAAATTTACAGAATTAATTTATGGGCAGGACAGATTATGTGATCTGGATTTTCATGTAGAACAAAGGCAGCACCCAGTGCAAGCAGAGACACAAATGTTAACTTTTTGAAGTGCTAAGTTCCAGGCTAAATTTAGGACAGCCAAAGGCTATTCCTGTTGCACTGGTTTGTAGCAAAGCTTTTGCAGCCATCTGGCTATTGAGCAGCACCACTGCATCCCTGCCTACTGCAGCAATCATCTGCACTGGGGTACAGCTGTGCCAGATGAATTCAAATCTGTGTATCTGTGGCTGCTTTCAGGTCACcctcacagaaacacagaagtggCTTTAGCAAAGATGGACGTCTGGCcttaacttccagtcaactgtcCCTCAAACTGGCAAGTCCCAAGTAACCTCACTTTTGAGTGGTTTGGAAGAACAGAGACCAGCTTTCAACATTGTTCTAGGTGGCCTTTTTCCAGAAGGCACTTAATACCTGGTGTGATTGGGTCTGTGGCAATCAGGGAGTGATGCAATCTGTTCAGTGTCTTTTGTTTAAAAGTATTCTGCAGTATGAATTCAAACCACTCACCCAGGCCTTTGCTTTTGAATGGCAGCATCTGAATCTTAAGACTTTTCATAAAGACTTAGCAGAGAAATGCATAACGTCATGCAGCTTTTAATAAATGTACTTTTTAAGATGTACTTTGTTCAGTAGGTGTACTACTGTACCAGAGGAGGTAGACAGAGATACAAACTACAGATCTCAATCTCACCAGAAAGTTTCGTTGTCCATTCCTTCATTAGTCAAGTAGTTATTCTGTAAATACAGCTCCCGCAGACCTGTAAGTTCACTGAAGGCTCCTTTGGGAATCTTCTCTAGCTTGTTGTTCTAGAGTCACCAGAAGCATAAAGCACATTATTTAGCGTGAAACAACATACGACATTCAGGTTCTGCTCAACTAGCACCAGGCCATTAAACTTCAAAAGGGATAGACATAAGATATTTCAGTGGGCATTATACTTCTGcttaagaaataaatacaaatactaGACTGAAATATTACAACCTATTTTTATTGATTCCCCATGGAATCTTTGGGCTAAGGAGTTAgaatttcccccccgccccctggaCAGTTTTATTTTGCGTTCATAGTCCTTCCACCTTTGTGCAAATGTATAATGTAATCTAGGCAACTACCTCTGGAGTTTGCTCAAAATTCCTGGATTTTCTAAGACAGATTTCACCATAAAGAAGAATTAGGTTGGAAGCTGGGAACCAGCCATCCTTCCAGCATTAATGGCCTTCCAAAAAGTACAGTTCCTGCAGTGTAGATTCCAAAATAATTACTCCCATTGCCTTAGTGTGGCTTTGGAGTAGCCAGCAGGCAGACACGAGcaaaatataaaactaaattCCACTTAGAAATTCCATACAGGAACTGTAGGAATTATAAAAGGATATATAAAACACTGACACTGAAACTGTTAAAATTCCCACAACCCACATATATACAATAACGTGATGGCCAGACTAGACTAGATTCACGTGCCAACTAATATAAAGTGGATGACACCACAGACAGATTTGGCTGAGTGTCTCAATtaatagtgaaagaaaaaaaaaaagatctgtcaCATCTAAAGTACACCTTTTGGACACTTTTGGTCTACTATTGGCTGTCTCTCCTTTCTCATTGTcctgtttttttcccagtcaaaATATCAAGGTAAATGTTACTACTGACAGGCGGTGtacttgaaaacaaaatgctcGTTTCTCTCTACAGCTCCTCTGCCCTTAACACAACTGGTAACAGCAGGGAAGGATATGGGTTCAAAGTGTAGTCCTCAAAGTCTGAGACCCCTTTAGGAGATATGATTACCTATAAATGGCAATAAAATGCAAGGGACTAGTAACTTCACACTTTGCACGGAAATTCCAGCAATTTAAAGGATGAGGCTGTTTGCCTTTTCTTCAAGCTGGAGAAGCCTGTTTTCTAGAAGACTTTAATGGGAAATAGCGGTGAAACCTTCAAGGGAAAAGAAAGCTGGGAGGCAACACAGAACTGCCTAAGTCCAGGGGCTGATAACAGACTCCAGTCTACACATGTCCAAGGAGCTGTCAACACTAGGAGCAAGCGGAACCAGGACTCCCTACCGCTGCAAGCTCTCCCGTTGTTAACAAGGCTGAGATCTCTAGCACAGACATGATGAAGTGCTTTTATCGAAATCAGAtgacacagaattaaaaatgcTGGAGACTAGTTAATACCACAACTTCTGCTATTGCACTATTGCTGGAGAAGTTGTAGCAGTAAAGAATCACTGATCCAAATTTTCTCTGTGCTGTCTGAATTGCCAGTTCAGTAGCAAACAGAAATCACTGATGCTAGAAAACAGTAGTCTATGTGAAATGAGTTATTGAGCAAAGCCAGTACGTAGTGGGTAAGCAGCTGTCAGGAAAAACAGCATCATCAGTGGCAAACTTAACTGGGAGGCCAATCACTGGATGGCCATGGAGAATGATCTACCTTCTTGTACTAATATGTATTAATATCATTATATACAGGGAACAGAACAACAATGCTACCACACAGGCGTTTGCAATACATTCccctgaaacacagaaaagcatttttgtccCCTGTGAGCATTTTGGTGTTTTGCAAAAACACACTGTTACTCATGAAAAAAGTAAGGACATGGGAGACAGCTACTGTTGAGGATATAGCAGATGAGACTTAAAATGGGCCTGGGAATGTTTCCAAGTGCACTGAAATGGCCTGGCTGTGTGGTTTGAATCCCACACAAACACAGTACTTTGTCACAATCGTAAAGGAATACAAAACCTTGCTGTCATTACCTTTAAGTGTAATTTAAATAGTGCTGGAGGGAGATTCTTTGGAACATACTTCAAGAAATTGCTGGACATAATGAGTATCTCCACATTATCAGAGCCATTGAACATATTATCAGGTAACCCAGCATCTGAAAGTTTGTTGTTATGAAGATACACAGATctgttggaaggagaaaaaagacgAAGTCAAACAGAGAGTGAGATCTGGGTCTTCCTGTTTACCAAGAGAAACCTGTTCAAAAAttatatttcaatattttcttctttccttgagataattagatttgttttgaaaatttgcCCTTTCATTTAGCAAGGGATATAGATGCAAAACAAAATGGTTGGTCCAAATACTCTCTGAAATTTAGGTCTATTCAAAATCCAAACCTGCATGTGAATATAAATTTCACAAGTAGCCTTATCTTCTTCACAAGAAACTAAGTGCAAGTCTGGGATTGTTCAGCGCTTTGAAACAAAGAATGTCAGTGTGGTGGCCTCACTGGAGAGGGTTAAAACTCATATCTGATTAGTAGATATGCCCCCAATTTTAACTTCTATTTGGAATCAAATCTGGGCTTCTTGGCCTTGCAAAATCAACCTCTT encodes the following:
- the PODN gene encoding podocan isoform X2; the protein is MPAGGRALLALGLLALGCAAARPPPAVADNDFPEGSPERRRPHGPVPACPRDCGCTQEGVVDCGGIDLKEFPLLLPERTNHLSLQNNQIEEIFPEELARLYRLETLNLQNNRLTSKGLPEEAFEHLENLNYLYLANNKLTVAPKFLPNTLISADFAANYLTKIYGLTFGQKPNLRSVYLHNNKLSDAGLPDNMFNGSDNVEILIMSSNFLKYVPKNLPPALFKLHLKNNKLEKIPKGAFSELTGLRELYLQNNYLTNEGMDNETFWKLSSLEYLDLSSNNLSQIPSGLPRNIVLLHLEKNAIKVIGRDVLTQIKNLEYLLLHNNKLKARGIHPLAFQGLKKLHTVHLYNNMLERIPSGLPRRVKTLMILHNQISEINRNDFATTYFLEELNLSYNKLKSPQIHREAFRKLRQLKSLDLSGNNLHTVPFGFPKNLQILKLKENEISIIPKGTLSGMTKLRELYLSNNKLKVNSIYSRAWRELSSLQSLDMAGNQLTSIPSGLPESLEYLYLQNNKITTVSENAFESTPKIKGIYLRFNKIAVGALKESTFQNLKHLQVLDIEGNLEFSNSSKNKDDSEEEMEDEEEEEELR
- the PODN gene encoding podocan isoform X1, with translation MFFSIHLISDSKGAMPAGGRALLALGLLALGCAAARPPPAVADNDFPEGSPERRRPHGPVPACPRDCGCTQEGVVDCGGIDLKEFPLLLPERTNHLSLQNNQIEEIFPEELARLYRLETLNLQNNRLTSKGLPEEAFEHLENLNYLYLANNKLTVAPKFLPNTLISADFAANYLTKIYGLTFGQKPNLRSVYLHNNKLSDAGLPDNMFNGSDNVEILIMSSNFLKYVPKNLPPALFKLHLKNNKLEKIPKGAFSELTGLRELYLQNNYLTNEGMDNETFWKLSSLEYLDLSSNNLSQIPSGLPRNIVLLHLEKNAIKVIGRDVLTQIKNLEYLLLHNNKLKARGIHPLAFQGLKKLHTVHLYNNMLERIPSGLPRRVKTLMILHNQISEINRNDFATTYFLEELNLSYNKLKSPQIHREAFRKLRQLKSLDLSGNNLHTVPFGFPKNLQILKLKENEISIIPKGTLSGMTKLRELYLSNNKLKVNSIYSRAWRELSSLQSLDMAGNQLTSIPSGLPESLEYLYLQNNKITTVSENAFESTPKIKGIYLRFNKIAVGALKESTFQNLKHLQVLDIEGNLEFSNSSKNKDDSEEEMEDEEEEEELR